A window of Euwallacea similis isolate ESF13 chromosome 10, ESF131.1, whole genome shotgun sequence contains these coding sequences:
- the LOC136411776 gene encoding ras-related and estrogen-regulated growth inhibitor-like protein isoform X2 — translation MNSRVMKRKKSTLSEVKVAVIGAPGVGKTALSVRFLTRRYIGEYDHKSDTRYKHEVLIDNDPILYEILDTCPKDYNDFPTNETLNWADCLLLVYSICDRNSFSFLKKVGALIPDNDIPLYIVGNKNDMSHLREVSVEEGAILARSLECGFSEVAAAEQVAPVAVVFQEVCRAVLASRRKSKHSLLERMLGTRSSNLRVYARGKSDSALPKD, via the exons ATGAATTCGCGAGTGATGAAGCGCAAGAAGTCTACTCTTTCTGAGGTGAAAGTCGCTGTTATTGGGGCTCCAGGGGTGGGGAAAACTG CGCTTTCAGTGCGATTTCTCACCAGGAGGTATATCGGAGAGTACGACCACAAATCAG ATACCAGATACAAGCATGAGGTATTAATAGACAACGATCCTATTTTGTACGAAATTCTGGATACGTGCCCCAAA GACTATAACGACTTTCCAACCAACGAGACCCTCAATTGGGCCGATTGCCTTTTGCTGGTCTACTCAATATGCGACAGAAACTCCTTCAGCTTCCTCAAGAAAGTTGGAGCTCTGATACCAGACAACGACATTCCACTCTATATTGTAGGCAACAAGAACGATATG AGCCACTTAAGGGAAGTGAGCGTAGAAGAGGGCGCCATCTTGGCACGGAGTCTCGAATGTGGATTTTCCGAAGTTGCTGCAGCGGAGCAGGTAGCGCCAGTCGCGGTGGTGTTTCAG GAGGTTTGCAGGGCTGTGCTGGCTTCAAGGAGGAAATCGAAGCATTCTCTGCTGGAGAGAATGTTGGGCACTAGGTCTTCAAATTTGAGGGTGTATGCGAGGGGAAAGAGCGACAGTGCTTTGCCCAAGGACTGA
- the ple gene encoding tyrosine 3-monooxygenase: MAAVAAAQKNREMFAIKKSYSVENGYPARRRSLVDDARFETLVVKQTKQTVLDEARLRSNDSSVDPEFDQHTNQQAEEQSSNKDDANLTEEEVVLANAISEDPDSEKTIQRAALILYLKEGMNSLSRVLKSIEKYQGVVVHLETRPNQKDNLQLDVLIKIDMSRINLLQLLKNLRQSQTLQHATLIGEDNISVKNPWFPRHASELDNCNHLMTKYEPDLDMNHPGFADKVYRERRKEIAEIAFGYKYGDPMPHIEYTETENKTWKSVFNTVMDLAPKHACVEYRKVFKLLQEEGLFVADRIPQLEDMSKFMQKHTGFSLRPAAGLLTARDFLASLAFRIFQSTQYIRHINSPFHTPEPDAIHEILGHMPLLADPSFAQFSQEIGLASLGASDAEIEKLSTVYWFTVEFGLCKEAGETKVYGAGLLSAYGELLHALSDKPELRPFDPATTAVQPYQDQEYQPIYYVAESFEDMKDKFRRWVSDMSRPFEVRFNPHTGRVEVLDSVEKLESLLHQLNTEIMHLANAINKMKAPTLS; encoded by the exons ATGGCCGCTGTCGCTGCTGCTCAGAAGAACCGCGAAATGTTCGCCATCAAGAAGAGTTACAGTGTCGAG AATGGGTATCCAGCCAGGCGTAGATCTTTGGTAGACGACGCCCGGTTCGAAACTCTGGTCGTGAAGCAGACCAAGCAGACGGTGCTGGATGAGGCGAGACTCAGGTCTAATG ATTCTAGCGTAGACCCCGAGTTTGATCAACACACCAATCAACAGGCAGAGGAGCAGTCCAGCAACAAGGACG ATGCCAACCTCACAGAAGAAGAAGTGGTTCTGGCCAATGCCATTTCCGAAGATCCAGACTCCGAAAAGACCATCCAAAGAGCCGCTCTCATCCTCTACTTAAAAGAGGGCATGAACTCCCTGTCCCGAGTACTCAAATCAATCGAAAAGTACCAGGGGGTGGTGGTTCACCTGGAAACCCGCCCCAATCAAAAGGACAACTTGCAGCTGGACGTTTTGATCAAAATCGACATGTCCAGAATCAATCTGCTACAGTTGTTGAAGAACTTGAGGCAATCGCAGACCTTGCAACACGCCACCCTCATCGGCGAGGACAACATTTCAGTAAAAAACCCCTGGTTCCCCCGCCATGCCAGCGAACTGGACAACTGCAACCATTTGATGACCAAATACGAACCGGATTTAGATATGAACCATCCAGGATTTGCCGACAAGGTTTATAGAGAGCGAAGGAAGGAGATTGCTGAGATCGCCTTTGGATACAAATA tGGAGACCCGATGCCGCATATCGAATACACAGAAACCGAGAACAAAACCTGGAAATCGGTTTTCAATACTGTGATGGACTTGGCTCCAAAACACGCCTGCGTAGAATACCGCAAAGTGTTCAAATTGCTACAGGAGGAGGGACTTTTCGTGGCGGATAGGATTCCTCAGCTTGAGGACATGTCCAAGTTCATGCAGAAGCACACAGGGTTCTCCCTGAGGCCGGCCGCAGGCCTCCTCACTGCCAGGGACTTCTTGGCCTCACTGGCCTTCAGAATTTTCCAGAGCACCCAGTATATCAGACACATCAATTCGCCCTTCCACACTCCAGAACc GGACGCAATTCACGAAATCCTGGGCCACATGCCCTTACTGGCGGACCCCAGTTTCGCCCAATTCTCCCAGGAAATCGGCCTGGCCTCCTTGGGCGCTTCTGACGCAGAAATCGAGAAATTGTCCACT GTTTACTGGTTCACCGTCGAATTCGGTCTGTGTAAAGAAGCTGGAGAGACCAAAGTCTACGGCGCAGGCCTATTGTCCGCCTATGGAGAGTTGCTCCACGCCCTTTCAGACAAACCGGAGTTGAGGCCCTTTGACCCTGCCACCACCGCAGTGCAACCCTATCAGGACCAAGAGTACCAGCCCATTTACTATGTGGCCGAGAGCTTCGAGGATATGAAGGACAAATTCAGGAGGTGGGTGAGCGACATGAGCAGGCCCTTTGAGGTGAGGTTCAACCCCCACACTGGAAGAGTGGAGGTCCTGGATTCTGTCGAGAAATTGGAGAGTTTGCTGCATCAGCTCAACACTGAGATCATGCATTTGGCGAATGCGATCAACAAAATGAAGGCCCCCACGCTCAGCTAA
- the LOC136411399 gene encoding glutamate receptor 1-like isoform X2, whose product MGLFLALFLIFSLDFRACEGSVSEKIPLGAIFEQGTDDVQTAFKFAIAQHNQNDSGRRFELQAYVDVINTADAFKLSRLICNQFSRGVYSMVGAVSPDSFDTLHSYSNTFQMPFVTPWFPEKVLAPSSGFLDFAISMRPEYHQAIIDTVKYYGWRRIIYLYDSNDGLLRLQQIYQGLSPGNEQFQVRTVRRIGNVTEALHFLRGLEDKSRWENKYVVLDCSADMAKEIVVGHVRDLALGRRTYHYLLSGLVMDDRWESEVAEYGAINITGFRIVDVSRKPVKDFLEGWKRLDPSQSQGAGRETISAQAALMYDAVFVLVEAFNKILRKKPDSFKNINTRTGRGQFYNNGSKILDCNPTGGWVSPWEHGDKISRYLRKVEIEGLTGDILFTEEGRRRNYTLHVVEMTINSAMVKVAEWTDQNGFNPVAAKYTRLKPAAHIERNKTYVVTTIVEEPYIMVRKEEPGELLMGNDRFEGYCKDLAELIAKKLNINYELRIVKDGKYGAENGDVKGGWDGMVGELVRNEVDLAIAPISITSERERVIDFSKPFMSLGVSIMIKKPMKQKPGVFSFLNPLSQEIWISVVFAFVGVSIVLFIVSRFSPYEWRILHHSDEPVRHPPHLHTNSGGTMANDFSLLNSLWFSLAAFMQQGGDISPRSISGRIVGACWWFFTLIIISSYTANLAAFLTVERMVAPINSPEDLASQTEVEYGTLMGGATYDFFKRSQITLYSRMWEFMNSRKHVFVKSYDDGIRRVRQSKGKYALLIESPKNDYINEREPCDTMKVGRNFDAKGFGVATPLGSPLRDAVNLAVLSLKEDGELTKLKNKWWYDRTECLKDKQDSMRNELSLSNVAGVFYILIGGLFVAMGVAALEFCYKSHLEAKRAKIPIGDALKNKARLTLGVGRDFDNGRYYTPANQIGPTTDNEAPHSNTHTSPYTPSCTV is encoded by the exons ATGGGGTTGTTTTTAGCGCTATTTCTCATCTTCTCGCTGGATTTCAGGGCATGTGAGGGTAGTGTCAGTGAGAAAATTCCTCTAG GCGCCATCTTCGAGCAGGGTACCGATGACGTGCAAACCGCCTTCAAATTCGCCATCGCGCAGCACAATCAAAACGACTCAGGCCGACGTTTCGAACTGCAGGCCTACGTGGACGTCATCAATACTGCTGACGCCTTCAAGCTCTCGAGACTCA TATGCAACCAATTCTCCAGGGGAGTCTATTCAATGGTGGGGGCAGTCTCCCCGGACTCCTTCGATACCCTCCACTCCTACAGCAACACCTTCCAAATGCCGTTCGTCACTCCCTGGTTCCCGGAAAAAGTCCTGGCACCCTCCTCTGGGTTCCTCGACTTTGCCATCTCCATGAGGCCGGAATATCATCAGGCCATCATCGACACCGTCAAGTATTATGGCTGGAGGCGAATAATTTATCTGTATGATTCCAACGATGGTTTGCTGAGGCTGCAACAAATCTACCAGGGCCTCAGCCCCGGCAACGAGCAATTCCAGGTGAGGACGGTCAGGAGGATCGGCAACGTCACGGAGGCCCTGCACTTCCTCAGGGGGCTGGAGGACAAGTCCAGATGGGAGAATAAATATGTTGTTTTGGATTGTTCCGCGGATATGGCGAAGGAGATTGTAGTGGGGCATGTGAGGGACCTGGCCCTAGGAAGGAGGACTTACCACTACTTACTGTCAGGCCTG gtaATGGACGATAGATGGGAATCAGAAGTTGCGGAATATGGGGCCATAAATATCACAGGATTTCGGATTGTAGATGTTTCACGCAAACCTGTTAAAGATTTCCTGGAAGG gTGGAAGCGCCTAGACCCAAGTCAGTCCCAAGGGGCGGGGAGGGAGACCATCTCAGCCCAAGCAGCATTGATGTACGATGCAGTTTTTGTACTGGTAGAAGCTTTCAACAAAATCCTTCGCAAAAAGCCAGACAGcttcaaaaatatcaacacACGCACTGGGAGGGGGCAGTTTTACAACAATGGGAGCAAAATTCTGGACTGCAACCCCACCGGGGGGTGGGTCTCCCCTTGGGAACATGGAGACAAGATTTCCAGATACTTGAGGAAG gTGGAAATCGAGGGTCTTACAGGCGATATTCTCTTCACGGAAGAAGGAAGAAGACGCAACTACACCCTACATGTGGTGGAAATGACCATCAACAGCGCCATGGTTAAGGTAGCCGAATGGACCGACCAAAATGGCTTCAACCCAGTGGCAGCAAAGTACACGCGACTCAAACCAGCGGCGCACATTGAACGCAACAAGACTTATGTGGTGACCACCATTGTG GAGGAACCATACATAATGGTTCGCAAAGAGGAGCCTGGGGAGCTGCTGATGGGTAACGATCGGTTCGAGGGGTACTGCAAGGACCTGGCGGAGCTAATTGCCAAGAAACTGAATATAAATT ATGAGTTGCGCATAGTCAAAGATGGGAAATACGGCGCAGAAAACGGGGATGTCAAGGGCGGCTGGGATGGTATGGTTGGCGAGCTCGTGCGCAAC GAGGTCGATTTGGCCATCGCTCCCATCTCCATCACATCCGAAAGAGAGAGGGTGATCGATTTCAGTAAGCCTTTCATGTCCCTAGGCGTATCCATCATGATTAAGAAGCCCATGAAGCAGAAACCAGGAGTTTTCAGCTTCCTCAACCCACTGTCCCAGGAGATCTGG ATCAGCGTGGTGTTTGCCTTCGTGGGGGTGAGCATTGTGCTGTTCATAGTCTCCAGGTTCTCTCCCTATGAGTGGAGGATCCTCCACCATAGTGACGAACCCGTAAGACATCCCCCGCATCTCCACACCAACAGCGGTGGTACCATGGCCAATGATTTCAGTCTACTTAACAGCTTATGGTTCTCTTTGGCTGCCTTCATGCAGCAAGGAGGAGACATATCACCCAGATCCATATCCGGGCGCATAGTGGGTGCATGCTGGTGGTTCTTCACCCTTATCATAATCTCAAGCTACACCGCCAATTTAGCCGCATTCCTCACCGTGGAGAGAATGGTGGCCCCCATTAATTCCCCTGAAGACTTGGCCTCTCAGACTGAAGTGGAGTATGGGACATTGATGGGGGGAGCCACATACGACTTCTTCAAG CGCTCTCAGATCACCCTCTATTCCCGCATGTGGGAATTCATGAACTCGAGAAAACACGTCTTTGTCAAGTCCTACGATGATGGTATCCGAAGGGTGCGCCAGTCCAAAG GAAAGTACGCCCTGCTCATTGAGTCCCCGAAGAACGACTACATCAACGAGAGGGAGCCCTGCGATACCATGAAGGTGGGTAGGAACTTCGACGCCAAGGGATTCGGGGTGGCCACCCCTCTAGGATCGCCTCTCAG GGATGCAGTGAATCTGGCAGTGCTGAGCCTCAAGGAAGATGGGGAGCTGACTAAGTTAAAGAACAAATGGTGGTACGATCGGACTGAGTGTCTTAAGGATAAGCAG GACTCGATGAGGAACGAGCTCTCCCTCAGCAACGTAGCCGGGGTCTTCTACATCCTCATTGGCGGGTTGTTTGTGGCCATGGGCGTGGCCGCTCTGGAGTTCTGCTACAAGTCCCATTTGGAGGCCAAGAGGGCCAAAATACCCATCGGAGACGCTCTGAAGAACAAGGCCCGGCTCACCCTCGGGGTGGGCAGGGACTTCGACAATGGAAGG TATTACACGCCAGCCAATCAAATAGGACCCACTACTGATAACGAGGCCCCGCACAGTAACACGCACAC ATCGCCGTATACGCCATCGTGCACGGTATAA
- the LOC136411399 gene encoding glutamate receptor 1-like isoform X1 yields the protein MGLFLALFLIFSLDFRACEGSVSEKIPLGAIFEQGTDDVQTAFKFAIAQHNQNDSGRRFELQAYVDVINTADAFKLSRLICNQFSRGVYSMVGAVSPDSFDTLHSYSNTFQMPFVTPWFPEKVLAPSSGFLDFAISMRPEYHQAIIDTVKYYGWRRIIYLYDSNDGLLRLQQIYQGLSPGNEQFQVRTVRRIGNVTEALHFLRGLEDKSRWENKYVVLDCSADMAKEIVVGHVRDLALGRRTYHYLLSGLVMDDRWESEVAEYGAINITGFRIVDVSRKPVKDFLEGWKRLDPSQSQGAGRETISAQAALMYDAVFVLVEAFNKILRKKPDSFKNINTRTGRGQFYNNGSKILDCNPTGGWVSPWEHGDKISRYLRKVEIEGLTGDILFTEEGRRRNYTLHVVEMTINSAMVKVAEWTDQNGFNPVAAKYTRLKPAAHIERNKTYVVTTIVEEPYIMVRKEEPGELLMGNDRFEGYCKDLAELIAKKLNINYELRIVKDGKYGAENGDVKGGWDGMVGELVRNEVDLAIAPISITSERERVIDFSKPFMSLGVSIMIKKPMKQKPGVFSFLNPLSQEIWISVVFAFVGVSIVLFIVSRFSPYEWRILHHSDEPVRHPPHLHTNSGGTMANDFSLLNSLWFSLAAFMQQGGDISPRSISGRIVGACWWFFTLIIISSYTANLAAFLTVERMVAPINSPEDLASQTEVEYGTLMGGATYDFFKRSQITLYSRMWEFMNSRKHVFVKSYDDGIRRVRQSKGKYALLIESPKNDYINEREPCDTMKVGRNFDAKGFGVATPLGSPLRDAVNLAVLSLKEDGELTKLKNKWWYDRTECLKDKQDSMRNELSLSNVAGVFYILIGGLFVAMGVAALEFCYKSHLEAKRAKIPIGDALKNKARLTLGVGRDFDNGRPSYKVHKSQSQQQINNYHHHHTNNTATLNRCPRHVAGHMTVHGNLTTPRNQQHPAYQQQRLHYARASLTEGLLATT from the exons ATGGGGTTGTTTTTAGCGCTATTTCTCATCTTCTCGCTGGATTTCAGGGCATGTGAGGGTAGTGTCAGTGAGAAAATTCCTCTAG GCGCCATCTTCGAGCAGGGTACCGATGACGTGCAAACCGCCTTCAAATTCGCCATCGCGCAGCACAATCAAAACGACTCAGGCCGACGTTTCGAACTGCAGGCCTACGTGGACGTCATCAATACTGCTGACGCCTTCAAGCTCTCGAGACTCA TATGCAACCAATTCTCCAGGGGAGTCTATTCAATGGTGGGGGCAGTCTCCCCGGACTCCTTCGATACCCTCCACTCCTACAGCAACACCTTCCAAATGCCGTTCGTCACTCCCTGGTTCCCGGAAAAAGTCCTGGCACCCTCCTCTGGGTTCCTCGACTTTGCCATCTCCATGAGGCCGGAATATCATCAGGCCATCATCGACACCGTCAAGTATTATGGCTGGAGGCGAATAATTTATCTGTATGATTCCAACGATGGTTTGCTGAGGCTGCAACAAATCTACCAGGGCCTCAGCCCCGGCAACGAGCAATTCCAGGTGAGGACGGTCAGGAGGATCGGCAACGTCACGGAGGCCCTGCACTTCCTCAGGGGGCTGGAGGACAAGTCCAGATGGGAGAATAAATATGTTGTTTTGGATTGTTCCGCGGATATGGCGAAGGAGATTGTAGTGGGGCATGTGAGGGACCTGGCCCTAGGAAGGAGGACTTACCACTACTTACTGTCAGGCCTG gtaATGGACGATAGATGGGAATCAGAAGTTGCGGAATATGGGGCCATAAATATCACAGGATTTCGGATTGTAGATGTTTCACGCAAACCTGTTAAAGATTTCCTGGAAGG gTGGAAGCGCCTAGACCCAAGTCAGTCCCAAGGGGCGGGGAGGGAGACCATCTCAGCCCAAGCAGCATTGATGTACGATGCAGTTTTTGTACTGGTAGAAGCTTTCAACAAAATCCTTCGCAAAAAGCCAGACAGcttcaaaaatatcaacacACGCACTGGGAGGGGGCAGTTTTACAACAATGGGAGCAAAATTCTGGACTGCAACCCCACCGGGGGGTGGGTCTCCCCTTGGGAACATGGAGACAAGATTTCCAGATACTTGAGGAAG gTGGAAATCGAGGGTCTTACAGGCGATATTCTCTTCACGGAAGAAGGAAGAAGACGCAACTACACCCTACATGTGGTGGAAATGACCATCAACAGCGCCATGGTTAAGGTAGCCGAATGGACCGACCAAAATGGCTTCAACCCAGTGGCAGCAAAGTACACGCGACTCAAACCAGCGGCGCACATTGAACGCAACAAGACTTATGTGGTGACCACCATTGTG GAGGAACCATACATAATGGTTCGCAAAGAGGAGCCTGGGGAGCTGCTGATGGGTAACGATCGGTTCGAGGGGTACTGCAAGGACCTGGCGGAGCTAATTGCCAAGAAACTGAATATAAATT ATGAGTTGCGCATAGTCAAAGATGGGAAATACGGCGCAGAAAACGGGGATGTCAAGGGCGGCTGGGATGGTATGGTTGGCGAGCTCGTGCGCAAC GAGGTCGATTTGGCCATCGCTCCCATCTCCATCACATCCGAAAGAGAGAGGGTGATCGATTTCAGTAAGCCTTTCATGTCCCTAGGCGTATCCATCATGATTAAGAAGCCCATGAAGCAGAAACCAGGAGTTTTCAGCTTCCTCAACCCACTGTCCCAGGAGATCTGG ATCAGCGTGGTGTTTGCCTTCGTGGGGGTGAGCATTGTGCTGTTCATAGTCTCCAGGTTCTCTCCCTATGAGTGGAGGATCCTCCACCATAGTGACGAACCCGTAAGACATCCCCCGCATCTCCACACCAACAGCGGTGGTACCATGGCCAATGATTTCAGTCTACTTAACAGCTTATGGTTCTCTTTGGCTGCCTTCATGCAGCAAGGAGGAGACATATCACCCAGATCCATATCCGGGCGCATAGTGGGTGCATGCTGGTGGTTCTTCACCCTTATCATAATCTCAAGCTACACCGCCAATTTAGCCGCATTCCTCACCGTGGAGAGAATGGTGGCCCCCATTAATTCCCCTGAAGACTTGGCCTCTCAGACTGAAGTGGAGTATGGGACATTGATGGGGGGAGCCACATACGACTTCTTCAAG CGCTCTCAGATCACCCTCTATTCCCGCATGTGGGAATTCATGAACTCGAGAAAACACGTCTTTGTCAAGTCCTACGATGATGGTATCCGAAGGGTGCGCCAGTCCAAAG GAAAGTACGCCCTGCTCATTGAGTCCCCGAAGAACGACTACATCAACGAGAGGGAGCCCTGCGATACCATGAAGGTGGGTAGGAACTTCGACGCCAAGGGATTCGGGGTGGCCACCCCTCTAGGATCGCCTCTCAG GGATGCAGTGAATCTGGCAGTGCTGAGCCTCAAGGAAGATGGGGAGCTGACTAAGTTAAAGAACAAATGGTGGTACGATCGGACTGAGTGTCTTAAGGATAAGCAG GACTCGATGAGGAACGAGCTCTCCCTCAGCAACGTAGCCGGGGTCTTCTACATCCTCATTGGCGGGTTGTTTGTGGCCATGGGCGTGGCCGCTCTGGAGTTCTGCTACAAGTCCCATTTGGAGGCCAAGAGGGCCAAAATACCCATCGGAGACGCTCTGAAGAACAAGGCCCGGCTCACCCTCGGGGTGGGCAGGGACTTCGACAATGGAAGG CCCTCATACAAAGTACACAAATCGCAGTCTCAGCAACAAATTAACAACTATCACCATCATCACACAAATAATACTGCCACTCTGAATCGGTGCCCCAGACACGTAGCTGGTCACATGACAGTTCACGGTAACCTGACCACGCCCAGAAATCAACAACACCCTGCTTATCAACAGCAGAGACTGCACTATGCGAGGGCTAGCTTGACCGAGGGGCTGTTAGCCACCACTTGA
- the LOC136411776 gene encoding ras-related and estrogen-regulated growth inhibitor-like protein isoform X1, which translates to MNSRVMKRKKSTLSEVKVAVIGAPGVGKTALSVRFLTRRYIGEYDHKSDTRYKHEVLIDNDPILYEILDTCPKVSGFLLPKSFQALNSLRLLLSENEICQDYNDFPTNETLNWADCLLLVYSICDRNSFSFLKKVGALIPDNDIPLYIVGNKNDMSHLREVSVEEGAILARSLECGFSEVAAAEQVAPVAVVFQEVCRAVLASRRKSKHSLLERMLGTRSSNLRVYARGKSDSALPKD; encoded by the exons ATGAATTCGCGAGTGATGAAGCGCAAGAAGTCTACTCTTTCTGAGGTGAAAGTCGCTGTTATTGGGGCTCCAGGGGTGGGGAAAACTG CGCTTTCAGTGCGATTTCTCACCAGGAGGTATATCGGAGAGTACGACCACAAATCAG ATACCAGATACAAGCATGAGGTATTAATAGACAACGATCCTATTTTGTACGAAATTCTGGATACGTGCCCCAAAGTAAGTGGCTTTTTACTGCCGAAAAGCTTTCAAGCACTTAACAGCCTCCGGTTATTACTAAGTGAGAATGAAATTTGCCAGGACTATAACGACTTTCCAACCAACGAGACCCTCAATTGGGCCGATTGCCTTTTGCTGGTCTACTCAATATGCGACAGAAACTCCTTCAGCTTCCTCAAGAAAGTTGGAGCTCTGATACCAGACAACGACATTCCACTCTATATTGTAGGCAACAAGAACGATATG AGCCACTTAAGGGAAGTGAGCGTAGAAGAGGGCGCCATCTTGGCACGGAGTCTCGAATGTGGATTTTCCGAAGTTGCTGCAGCGGAGCAGGTAGCGCCAGTCGCGGTGGTGTTTCAG GAGGTTTGCAGGGCTGTGCTGGCTTCAAGGAGGAAATCGAAGCATTCTCTGCTGGAGAGAATGTTGGGCACTAGGTCTTCAAATTTGAGGGTGTATGCGAGGGGAAAGAGCGACAGTGCTTTGCCCAAGGACTGA